The Sporomusa termitida genome has a window encoding:
- a CDS encoding AI-2E family transporter, with protein MLNMSNTKLWAITILGAAIGWVVFQAAPALQPVLIALVAACLLNPLVEYTEKKLKIKKWLAISIISTVIIVVLVAISNVILSLIVSQATELINEYQSISENFNQVIAAGFIYLEKVGFSPTMLGELKQYVAELISWLGNFLESVIISGLGSILNGVDLILALSMIVYFLASGKEMAQYIVDHMPKSLRQTTINLMEGTDLVIWSYIKMQALIALIVGVLSTIVFMLIGVKFSVLLGVLAGVLNFIPYFGSILAGILATMIALLTSGFSQAIITLAAVLIIQQTEGNFIMPRLQGKSAGLHPAVIIIVILIGNYFWGTIGMFIAVPLFGLVRLVVAEAAKLVAQIE; from the coding sequence ATGTTAAATATGTCTAATACAAAATTATGGGCAATCACCATACTGGGAGCCGCCATCGGTTGGGTTGTATTTCAAGCTGCGCCAGCTTTGCAACCGGTCTTGATTGCCCTTGTGGCAGCCTGCCTGCTGAATCCCTTGGTGGAATACACCGAAAAAAAACTAAAGATAAAAAAGTGGCTTGCGATTAGCATTATCTCCACGGTGATCATTGTTGTCTTAGTTGCTATAAGTAATGTTATTTTATCGCTGATAGTGAGTCAGGCTACTGAACTTATCAACGAGTATCAGTCCATTAGTGAAAATTTTAATCAGGTTATCGCGGCTGGATTTATTTATCTGGAGAAAGTTGGATTCTCCCCAACCATGCTGGGAGAGTTGAAACAATATGTTGCTGAATTAATTAGTTGGCTGGGGAACTTCTTGGAATCTGTCATCATTTCGGGCTTAGGATCTATTCTAAATGGTGTGGATCTGATCCTTGCTTTAAGCATGATCGTTTACTTCTTAGCTTCTGGCAAAGAAATGGCACAGTATATTGTGGACCATATGCCCAAAAGTTTGCGTCAAACGACAATCAATCTGATGGAAGGCACAGATCTCGTTATTTGGAGCTATATAAAAATGCAAGCTTTGATCGCTTTGATCGTCGGGGTTTTATCCACCATCGTTTTTATGTTGATCGGCGTCAAGTTTTCTGTTCTGTTGGGCGTGCTTGCAGGAGTCCTCAATTTCATTCCTTATTTTGGCTCGATTTTAGCTGGTATCCTTGCAACCATGATTGCCTTATTAACCAGCGGGTTTAGTCAAGCAATTATCACATTGGCTGCGGTTTTGATCATTCAACAAACAGAAGGCAATTTCATAATGCCGCGCTTACAAGGGAAATCCGCTGGCCTGCATCCAGCAGTTATCATAATTGTCATCTTGATAGGCAATTATTTCTGGGGAACCATAGGCATGTTTATTGCCGTGCCGCTTTTTGGTTTGGTAAGATTAGTTGTCGCAGAAGCAGCCAAGCTGGTTGCACAAATCGAATAA
- a CDS encoding PAS domain-containing sensor histidine kinase, giving the protein MDKQSRNVKTAEQKGRKRIENTKGTQTADYFAEDIAAGKIPEGAECPAGYQDLFDNLPNGCAYYRVLFDAAGNSVDDLIYTKVNSAYAANIGRPRSELIGKRVTEVFPHLTETSRQWLQTYIKVALSGEPVAFTQYSDQQDKWYAIAAYSPQRGHVVEISEDITERKQAEANAEQYMAELAKKNRELTATQSRYRGLLDHMQEIFEYHRVIADDHGQPVDLEFAEVNPAFEMRTGLKVAEVVGKRLPVVNHGIDKATWIKILGDVELTGQPIMLEQYSKNTDSWYRVSAYSPEKGHVASILEDITEQKKAEIQKSANQKQVALIERVAWLGALASGVAHEINQPLQALKIMADGMIYWHDKGKETSIEKVIENCRGISVQAGYITAILEWMQDSVNRAWSHTPEAVDLNKMIKQAISMVQERLRAHSIQLRENNTCTVSPTVWGDVRRLEEIVIIILVNAIESFEGVDQAKKEIVITTSCTEEKAVIEISNNGPPIPEEIIGKIFKPFFSSAKSGSKLGMGLSIVKSIVNIHNGTIQVASLNQQVTFRIEFPQYGP; this is encoded by the coding sequence ATGGACAAACAAAGCCGAAATGTAAAAACTGCCGAGCAGAAAGGAAGAAAACGGATCGAAAATACAAAAGGAACACAGACTGCCGATTATTTTGCAGAGGATATTGCTGCTGGTAAAATACCGGAGGGTGCTGAGTGTCCGGCCGGTTATCAGGATTTATTTGACAACCTGCCCAATGGGTGTGCCTATTACCGGGTCCTATTTGACGCAGCAGGAAACTCTGTTGATGACCTGATCTATACGAAAGTCAATTCGGCCTATGCTGCCAATATAGGGCGTCCACGGAGCGAACTGATCGGCAAGCGGGTGACAGAGGTTTTTCCGCACCTGACTGAAACAAGCCGCCAGTGGCTGCAAACGTATATAAAAGTGGCCTTGTCCGGGGAGCCGGTGGCCTTTACTCAATATTCCGATCAGCAAGACAAGTGGTATGCCATTGCTGCATACAGCCCGCAGCGTGGTCATGTGGTTGAGATATCGGAAGATATTACCGAGAGAAAACAAGCCGAGGCCAACGCAGAGCAGTATATGGCTGAACTGGCAAAGAAAAACAGGGAGCTCACGGCCACCCAGTCCCGTTACCGGGGCCTGTTGGACCATATGCAGGAAATATTCGAATACCATCGGGTAATCGCCGATGATCATGGCCAGCCGGTTGATCTCGAATTTGCCGAAGTCAATCCCGCTTTCGAAATGCGGACAGGCCTCAAGGTTGCGGAGGTTGTGGGGAAACGCCTGCCTGTGGTCAACCATGGCATTGACAAAGCCACTTGGATTAAAATATTAGGCGACGTAGAGCTCACGGGGCAGCCGATCATGCTGGAGCAATACTCAAAAAATACCGATTCCTGGTACAGAGTGTCTGCCTATAGCCCGGAGAAAGGGCATGTTGCCAGCATTCTGGAGGATATTACCGAACAAAAAAAAGCGGAAATTCAAAAAAGCGCGAACCAAAAGCAAGTCGCGTTGATCGAAAGAGTGGCATGGTTAGGCGCCTTGGCCTCAGGGGTGGCTCACGAGATTAATCAGCCGCTGCAAGCACTGAAGATCATGGCCGATGGGATGATCTATTGGCATGATAAAGGGAAAGAAACGAGTATTGAAAAGGTCATTGAGAACTGCCGGGGTATTTCGGTGCAGGCCGGCTATATCACGGCTATTCTCGAATGGATGCAGGATTCCGTAAACAGGGCTTGGTCTCACACCCCGGAAGCAGTCGATTTAAACAAAATGATTAAGCAAGCAATCAGTATGGTTCAAGAAAGATTAAGGGCCCACAGTATTCAGCTACGGGAAAACAACACGTGTACGGTTTCCCCTACCGTATGGGGAGATGTCAGGCGGTTAGAAGAAATCGTCATCATTATTTTGGTCAATGCCATCGAGTCTTTTGAGGGTGTGGACCAGGCCAAAAAAGAGATTGTGATTACGACCTCATGTACCGAGGAAAAAGCGGTCATCGAGATTAGCAATAATGGACCGCCTATTCCTGAAGAGATTATCGGAAAAATATTTAAACCGTTTTTTTCCTCCGCAAAGTCCGGCAGCAAACTGGGCATGGGGCTGTCCATTGTAAAATCTATTGTCAATATCCATAACGGAACGATTCAGGTTGCCAGCTTGAACCAGCAAGTGACGTTTCGAATTGAATTTCCGCAATATGGGCCATGA